The following DNA comes from Phenylobacterium hankyongense.
TGGCGAACATGTTCGGCTATGTGAACAACCTGCGGGGCATGTCACAAGGCCGGGCGCAGTTCACGATGCAGTACGACCACTACGATCCGGTGCCGCAAGCCGTCGCCGACGAAGTGATCAAGAAGTACGCCTAATTCCAACCCTAGTTTAGAGGACAGGCCCGGACAGGGCTGGAGCTTGAAATGGCCAAGGAAAAGTTCGAACGCAACAAGCCGCACTGCAACATCGGCACGATTGGTCACGTTGACCACGGCAAGACGACGCTGACGGCGGCGATCACGATGACGCTGGCGAAGGCGGGCGGTGCGA
Coding sequences within:
- a CDS encoding GTP-binding protein; its protein translation is MAKEKFERNKPHCNIGTIGHVDHGKTTLTAAITMTLAKAGGA